In Streptomyces alboniger, the following are encoded in one genomic region:
- a CDS encoding DNA polymerase III subunit delta', with protein sequence MSVWDDLVGQDRVSAQLSAAARDADALVTAVAADTPVPDSSKMTHAWLFTGPPGSGRSTAARAFAAALQCTSPDRALGGVPGCGFCDGCHTSLVGTHADVEVVRTDLLSIGVKETRELVRRAQLSPAVGRWQVIVLEDADRLTEGAGNVLLKAVEEPAPRTVWLLCAPSLEDVLPTIRSRCRHLTLRTPPVDAVADVLVRRDGIEPDVAASVARATQGHIGRARRLATDPRARERRAAVLKLPLRVQEIGGCLKAAQELIDTATDDAKQVAEDVDTKETEEMKAALGGAQGSRMPRGTAGIMKELEDRQKRRKTRTQRDSLDLALIDLTGVYRDVLALQLGSRVAIANTEVQDMLERMALATSPEATLRRIEAIGACRTALDRNVAPLLAVEAMTVALRAG encoded by the coding sequence GTGAGCGTGTGGGACGACCTGGTGGGCCAGGATCGGGTGAGCGCGCAGCTGAGTGCCGCCGCCCGGGACGCCGACGCGCTGGTGACCGCGGTCGCCGCCGACACGCCCGTGCCGGATTCGTCGAAGATGACGCATGCCTGGCTGTTCACGGGTCCGCCCGGCTCCGGACGGTCCACGGCGGCGCGGGCCTTCGCCGCCGCCCTCCAGTGCACCAGCCCGGACCGCGCCCTGGGCGGCGTTCCCGGCTGCGGGTTCTGCGACGGCTGTCACACCAGCCTCGTCGGTACGCACGCCGACGTGGAAGTGGTGCGTACGGACCTGCTGTCCATCGGCGTGAAGGAGACCCGCGAGCTCGTCCGGAGGGCCCAGCTCTCGCCCGCGGTCGGGCGCTGGCAGGTCATCGTCCTGGAAGACGCCGACCGCCTCACCGAGGGCGCGGGGAACGTCCTGCTGAAAGCCGTCGAGGAGCCCGCTCCCCGTACCGTGTGGCTGCTCTGCGCGCCCTCCCTGGAGGACGTGCTGCCGACCATCCGCTCCCGCTGCCGGCACCTGACACTGCGTACGCCTCCTGTGGATGCCGTCGCCGACGTGCTCGTACGAAGAGACGGCATCGAGCCCGACGTCGCCGCGTCGGTGGCGCGCGCCACGCAGGGGCACATCGGCCGCGCCCGGCGGCTCGCCACCGACCCCCGCGCGCGCGAGCGCAGGGCCGCCGTCCTGAAGCTGCCCCTGCGCGTGCAGGAGATCGGCGGCTGTCTGAAGGCGGCGCAGGAGCTGATCGACACGGCGACCGACGACGCGAAGCAGGTCGCCGAGGACGTCGACACCAAGGAGACCGAGGAGATGAAGGCGGCGCTCGGCGGGGCGCAGGGCAGCCGGATGCCGCGCGGCACCGCGGGCATCATGAAGGAGCTGGAGGACCGCCAGAAGCGCCGCAAGACCCGTACGCAGCGCGACAGCCTCGACCTCGCGCTCATCGACCTGACCGGTGTCTACCGCGACGTCCTCGCCCTTCAGTTGGGCTCCCGCGTCGCCATCGCCAACACGGAGGTGCAGGACATGCTGGAGCGCATGGCCCTGGCCACTTCCCCCGAGGCCACGCTGCGCCGCATCGAGGCGATCGGCGCCTGCCGCACGGCCCTCGATCGCAATGTGGCGCCGCTGCTGGCCGTGGAGGCGATGACGGTGGCGTTGCGGGCCGGGTGA
- a CDS encoding alpha/beta hydrolase — protein MDISRRNRRSRSRHLPFRTCGTLLVTAGLLISGCSSGSSRADASMVALPSSTPADLAPYYDQKLRWRECGVAGFECATMKVPLDYDKPAAGDIKLAVARKKATERRARLGSLLVNPGGPGGSAIGYLQSYAALGYPEEVRARYDMVAVDPRGVARSEPVTCLDGKSMDAYTQTDMTPDDQRETDELRTSFEEFADGCEERSAKILPHVSTVEAARDMDVLRAALGDERLSYVGASYGTFLGATYAGLFPKRVGRLVLDGAMDPSLPARRMNRDQTAGFETAFQSFAKDCVALGAECPLGSGSPDEAGKRLKAFFDEVDRMPLPADDSSGRKLGEALATTGVIAAMYDEGAWPQLRDALGSAIKNKDGAALLALSDSYYERDGDGTYANLMFANAAVNCLDLPPAFTTPDQVKKALPDFEKASPVFGEGLAWASLNCAYWPVKATGEPHRIEAKGAAPIVVAGTTRDPATPYHWAQALASQLSSGRLLTYEGDGHTAYGRGSECIDSTINAYLLEGKVPAAGKRCS, from the coding sequence ATGGACATCAGCCGTCGCAACCGTCGCAGCCGCAGCCGTCACCTCCCCTTCCGCACGTGCGGCACGCTGCTCGTGACCGCGGGGCTGCTCATCTCCGGCTGTTCGTCGGGGAGTTCGAGGGCGGACGCCTCCATGGTCGCGCTGCCCAGCTCGACACCGGCGGACCTGGCCCCGTACTACGACCAGAAGCTCCGCTGGCGCGAGTGCGGGGTCGCCGGTTTCGAGTGCGCCACGATGAAGGTCCCGCTCGACTACGACAAGCCCGCGGCGGGCGACATCAAGTTGGCGGTGGCCCGAAAGAAGGCCACCGAGCGGCGGGCGCGGCTCGGTTCGCTCCTGGTCAACCCGGGCGGCCCCGGCGGCTCGGCGATCGGCTACCTCCAGTCGTACGCGGCGCTCGGCTATCCCGAGGAGGTCCGCGCCCGCTACGACATGGTCGCCGTCGACCCGCGCGGGGTGGCCCGCAGCGAGCCCGTCACCTGCCTCGACGGCAAGAGCATGGACGCGTACACGCAGACCGACATGACCCCCGACGACCAGCGCGAGACCGATGAGCTGCGCACTTCCTTCGAGGAGTTCGCGGACGGCTGCGAGGAGCGGTCGGCGAAGATCCTGCCGCATGTATCCACCGTCGAGGCGGCGCGCGACATGGACGTCCTCAGGGCGGCGCTGGGCGACGAGCGGCTGTCGTACGTCGGTGCCTCGTACGGGACGTTCCTCGGCGCGACGTACGCCGGTCTCTTCCCGAAGCGCGTGGGCCGTCTCGTCCTGGACGGCGCGATGGACCCCTCCCTGCCCGCACGCCGTATGAACCGCGACCAGACCGCCGGCTTCGAGACGGCGTTCCAGTCGTTCGCGAAGGACTGCGTGGCGCTCGGCGCGGAGTGCCCGCTCGGCTCAGGGAGCCCCGACGAGGCGGGCAAGCGCCTCAAGGCCTTCTTCGACGAGGTGGACCGGATGCCTCTGCCCGCCGACGACTCCTCGGGCCGCAAACTCGGCGAGGCCCTCGCCACGACGGGCGTGATCGCCGCGATGTACGACGAGGGCGCCTGGCCGCAGCTGCGTGACGCGCTCGGTTCGGCGATCAAGAACAAGGACGGGGCGGCACTGCTGGCCCTCTCCGACAGCTACTACGAGCGTGACGGCGACGGCACCTACGCGAACCTCATGTTCGCCAACGCCGCCGTGAACTGCCTGGACCTGCCGCCCGCCTTCACCACCCCGGACCAGGTCAAGAAGGCCCTCCCGGACTTCGAGAAGGCCTCCCCCGTCTTCGGCGAGGGCCTCGCCTGGGCCTCCCTGAACTGCGCGTACTGGCCGGTCAAGGCCACGGGCGAGCCGCACCGCATCGAGGCGAAGGGCGCGGCGCCCATCGTGGTCGCCGGCACGACCCGCGACCCCGCCACGCCCTACCACTGGGCCCAGGCCCTGGCCTCCCAGCTCTCCTCGGGCCGCCTCCTCACGTACGAGGGCGACGGCCACACGGCGTACGGCCGGGGCAGCGAGTGCATCGACTCGACGATCAACGCGTACCTCCTGGAGGGCAAGGTCCCGGCGGCGGGAAAGCGCTGTTCGTAG
- a CDS encoding serine/threonine-protein kinase → MNGETVDGAGTQDGFDLTGSGAEPLRERDPRQIGTIPLVGRLGTGGMGRVYLGVVEGRYAAVKQMLASVVAEDEGFVRRFGQEMDNLARLPAEATAPLLASDRTAEPPWFATAYVPGITLAEAVEPHGGPLPADALWRLLRGVAKGLEPVHALGMVHRDLKPSNVMLTLDGVTLIDFGIARAAEQSQLTQTGLIVGTPAYMSPEQASGKRRLSSASDMFTLGLLVAYAASGRWPFKDAAEGSPLYRIVHDTPDLDPLRALDPGLAEIIATCLDKDPEGRPTAPELLDLAARQGPSTPPAWPTPVTDRLAGRAAFATRPPTLLPAPPIPLTPPPPETNPNAGSTSASHSASHAPERRRRTRVLMAVLPVVVIATGTTLALQNLPYITSPDSAAGAPPSATATTPPSGPSTTNDPSDAAKNGKNPKDKKNASPDKGKSDDASDEDTPADAKNPPGKSNGGNKGSEGSKDSPQDSSNGEGDGDTDNNNDDHNDKPDSPTDTKPSSGPYRMKNADNGSCLIQVYGSADDGSCGDPSASWSTVSAENNSIKVVNKQSGSCLVANMLGQAVFVGDCTQGTARLWRWGPNGTLKSTSNGGCLDLAFGGGISASTCQSGKASQKWNR, encoded by the coding sequence GTGAACGGGGAGACGGTGGACGGGGCAGGCACGCAGGACGGGTTCGACCTCACGGGCAGCGGCGCCGAGCCTCTGCGCGAACGGGACCCGCGGCAGATCGGCACGATCCCCCTGGTGGGCCGTCTCGGGACGGGCGGCATGGGGCGGGTGTACCTCGGCGTCGTCGAGGGGCGGTACGCGGCCGTCAAGCAGATGCTGGCGTCCGTCGTCGCCGAGGACGAGGGGTTCGTACGCCGCTTCGGGCAGGAGATGGACAACCTCGCGCGCCTGCCGGCCGAGGCCACCGCCCCGCTGCTGGCGAGCGACCGCACCGCCGAACCTCCGTGGTTCGCCACCGCGTACGTACCCGGCATCACCTTGGCGGAAGCGGTCGAGCCGCACGGTGGGCCGCTGCCGGCCGACGCCCTGTGGCGCCTGCTGCGGGGCGTGGCGAAGGGCCTCGAACCGGTCCACGCCCTCGGCATGGTGCACCGGGACCTCAAACCGTCGAACGTCATGCTGACCCTCGACGGCGTCACCCTCATCGACTTCGGCATCGCCCGCGCCGCCGAGCAGAGCCAGCTGACCCAGACGGGCCTGATCGTCGGCACGCCCGCGTACATGTCGCCCGAACAGGCTTCGGGGAAGCGGCGGTTGAGCAGCGCATCGGACATGTTCACGCTGGGCCTGCTGGTCGCGTACGCGGCGAGCGGCCGATGGCCGTTCAAGGACGCCGCCGAGGGCAGCCCGCTCTACCGCATCGTCCACGACACCCCCGACCTGGACCCGCTGCGCGCGCTGGACCCAGGCCTGGCGGAGATCATCGCCACCTGCCTGGACAAGGACCCCGAGGGCCGCCCGACCGCCCCCGAACTCCTCGACCTGGCCGCACGACAGGGCCCTTCGACCCCGCCCGCCTGGCCGACCCCCGTCACGGACCGCCTGGCGGGCCGAGCGGCGTTCGCGACAAGACCCCCCACCCTCCTCCCCGCCCCACCCATCCCCCTCACCCCACCCCCACCGGAAACCAACCCGAACGCAGGCTCGACCTCCGCCTCTCACTCCGCCTCCCACGCCCCCGAGCGCCGCCGCCGCACTCGCGTCCTGATGGCGGTACTCCCCGTCGTAGTGATCGCCACCGGCACCACACTGGCGCTCCAGAACCTCCCCTACATCACAAGCCCGGACAGCGCGGCAGGCGCACCCCCTTCGGCCACCGCCACAACACCGCCCTCCGGCCCCTCGACGACGAACGACCCCTCGGACGCCGCCAAGAACGGAAAGAACCCGAAGGACAAGAAGAACGCATCACCGGACAAGGGGAAGTCCGACGACGCCTCAGACGAGGACACCCCCGCCGACGCGAAGAACCCACCGGGAAAGAGCAACGGCGGCAACAAGGGCTCCGAGGGCTCGAAGGACTCGCCCCAAGACTCATCCAACGGCGAGGGCGACGGCGACACCGACAACAACAACGACGACCACAACGACAAGCCCGACTCCCCCACGGACACGAAACCCTCATCGGGCCCGTACCGCATGAAGAACGCGGACAACGGCTCCTGCCTGATCCAGGTATACGGCTCCGCGGACGACGGCTCCTGCGGCGACCCGAGCGCCTCGTGGTCCACCGTGAGCGCGGAGAACAACAGCATCAAGGTCGTCAACAAACAGTCCGGCTCCTGCCTGGTGGCCAACATGCTCGGCCAGGCGGTCTTCGTAGGCGACTGCACCCAGGGCACGGCCCGCCTCTGGCGCTGGGGCCCGAACGGCACCCTGAAGAGCACATCGAACGGCGGCTGCCTGGACCTGGCCTTCGGAGGCGGCATCTCAGCCTCGACATGCCAGTCGGGCAAGGCATCCCAGAAGTGGAACAGGTAA
- a CDS encoding LppU/SCO3897 family protein, with amino-acid sequence MSEPTRPISPTPRPNRTPGSSARGCLAVLGVAGAVLVAALVLNQGDDDDSTASSTPSSTTSYAASPSSQTTYEPPTQAPSNSAAAPAPAPTSAAPSPYESGTCLNGTLPDSETAQEVSGVEEVSCSASDAHYRVIQTIPLTSDLSRCKSNPKTQYAFSYRYTLNGTAINEYVYCLVGLGSYAR; translated from the coding sequence GTGTCCGAACCCACGCGTCCCATATCTCCCACGCCGCGGCCGAACCGTACGCCCGGGTCCAGCGCCCGCGGCTGCCTGGCGGTGCTCGGCGTCGCAGGCGCCGTGCTCGTCGCCGCCCTGGTGCTGAACCAGGGCGATGACGACGACAGCACCGCCTCCTCCACGCCGTCGTCCACCACGTCGTACGCCGCTTCGCCGAGTTCGCAGACGACGTACGAACCGCCGACCCAGGCCCCGTCGAACTCCGCCGCCGCTCCCGCCCCCGCCCCCACGAGCGCGGCCCCGAGCCCGTACGAATCGGGTACCTGCCTCAACGGAACGCTCCCGGACTCCGAGACGGCCCAGGAGGTCAGCGGCGTGGAGGAGGTCTCCTGCTCCGCGTCCGACGCCCACTACCGGGTGATCCAGACGATCCCCCTGACGTCGGACCTGAGCCGCTGCAAGAGCAATCCCAAGACGCAGTACGCCTTCTCGTACCGCTACACCCTCAACGGCACGGCCATCAACGAATACGTCTACTGCCTGGTGGGCCTAGGCTCATACGCCCGCTAA
- a CDS encoding TetR/AcrR family transcriptional regulator gives MSPKQQRGAQTAERLLDAALQVYAESGEQGVTVSALTKASGVSLGSLYHHFGSVDGLMRALLLRWLGRLLGELAGGVERSRTAKGAVRTLVRAYLTFIQEHPDASRLLHSSYADRVGMAQAAQLRDAQEARLSPLTAWVRRHTESGEIAPLAAPMVEALVMGPIVATARRWLSGIDDADLDQAAHVLPERIWRSISP, from the coding sequence ATGAGCCCCAAGCAACAACGCGGCGCGCAAACCGCCGAGCGCCTCCTGGACGCCGCCCTCCAGGTGTACGCCGAGTCCGGGGAGCAAGGCGTCACCGTCAGCGCCCTCACCAAGGCGAGCGGTGTCAGCCTCGGCAGCCTCTACCACCACTTCGGCAGCGTCGACGGCCTCATGCGCGCCCTGTTGCTGCGCTGGCTCGGGCGTCTCCTCGGCGAGCTGGCCGGGGGCGTGGAGCGTTCCCGTACGGCCAAGGGCGCTGTCCGTACGCTCGTACGGGCGTATCTGACGTTCATCCAGGAGCATCCGGACGCCTCCCGGCTCCTGCACTCCTCCTACGCCGACCGGGTCGGCATGGCGCAGGCCGCCCAGCTGCGTGACGCGCAGGAGGCCAGGCTGTCGCCGCTGACCGCCTGGGTGCGGCGGCACACGGAGTCGGGGGAGATCGCTCCGCTGGCCGCGCCGATGGTCGAGGCGCTGGTCATGGGGCCGATCGTCGCCACAGCGCGCCGCTGGCTCTCCGGCATCGACGACGCGGACCTCGATCAGGCCGCGCATGTCCTTCCGGAGCGGATCTGGCGGTCGATCAGTCCCTGA
- a CDS encoding SDR family NAD(P)-dependent oxidoreductase has translation MSEEGTERVGARRGLWDDTLPRMAGRVVLVTGASGGLGAGIAWRFAQAGAAVVVHFRRGETRARELVERIGGAGGDAVALAADLTREEECHRLVEAAYAWRGRLDALVNNAGIQPVRSLADMTAEDWRRLAEANVTSAFCCTQAAAKLMARQDGGGTITQIASIEGSRPAPGHAHYSASKAALIMFARSAALEYGPLGIRVNSVSPGLVDRPGLAEEWPEGVERWGRAAPLGRLGRPEDIGSACVFLASDAASWITGTDLVVDGGVGAAPAW, from the coding sequence ATGAGTGAGGAGGGGACGGAGCGGGTCGGCGCTCGGCGGGGGCTGTGGGACGACACCTTGCCCCGGATGGCCGGGCGCGTCGTCCTGGTGACCGGGGCCAGCGGGGGGCTCGGGGCCGGGATCGCGTGGCGGTTCGCGCAGGCGGGGGCCGCGGTCGTGGTGCATTTCCGGCGGGGGGAGACGCGGGCCCGGGAGCTGGTCGAGCGGATCGGGGGCGCGGGCGGTGACGCCGTCGCCCTGGCGGCGGACCTGACCCGGGAGGAGGAGTGCCATCGCCTCGTGGAAGCCGCGTACGCCTGGCGGGGGCGCCTTGACGCGCTGGTCAACAACGCCGGGATCCAGCCCGTGCGGAGCCTCGCCGACATGACGGCCGAGGACTGGCGGCGGCTCGCCGAGGCGAACGTGACCAGTGCGTTCTGCTGCACCCAGGCCGCGGCGAAGCTCATGGCCCGGCAGGACGGCGGCGGCACGATCACGCAGATCGCGTCCATCGAGGGCTCGCGTCCCGCCCCGGGCCACGCCCACTACAGCGCCTCCAAGGCCGCCCTGATCATGTTCGCCCGCTCGGCCGCGCTGGAGTACGGGCCGCTCGGCATCCGCGTCAACAGCGTCTCGCCCGGCCTCGTCGACCGGCCCGGCCTCGCGGAGGAGTGGCCGGAGGGCGTGGAGCGGTGGGGCAGGGCGGCGCCGCTCGGCCGTCTCGGCCGGCCCGAGGACATCGGCAGCGCGTGCGTGTTCCTCGCCTCGGACGCGGCGTCCTGGATCACCGGTACCGATCTGGTGGTGGACGGTGGGGTGGGGGCGGCGCCTGCCTGGTAG
- a CDS encoding LuxR C-terminal-related transcriptional regulator, with protein sequence MRVVLAEDHFLLRDGLARLLAAFGHEVAAAVDNGPDLLTALMDLRPDVAIVDVRLPPGFSDEGLRAAVEARGRVPGLPVLLLSQYVEPLYAHELLATGSEGVGYVLKDRVSNGAQFIGSIERVAGGGTAMDPEVISQLLVRKARDSAMATLTAREREVLECLAQGRSNAGVAEALFISEKAVAKHIGNIFPKLGLPPSDTDNRRVLAVLAYLER encoded by the coding sequence GTGCGCGTTGTCCTCGCCGAAGACCACTTCCTGCTGAGGGACGGCCTCGCCCGCCTCCTCGCCGCCTTCGGGCACGAGGTCGCCGCGGCCGTCGACAACGGCCCCGACCTGCTGACAGCGCTCATGGACCTGCGGCCGGACGTCGCGATCGTCGACGTCCGGCTCCCACCGGGCTTCAGCGACGAGGGCCTGCGGGCGGCCGTGGAGGCGCGCGGCCGGGTACCGGGCCTGCCGGTGCTGCTGCTCTCCCAGTACGTGGAACCTCTGTACGCGCATGAGTTGCTGGCCACCGGTTCCGAGGGGGTCGGCTACGTACTGAAGGACCGGGTCTCGAACGGCGCCCAGTTCATCGGGTCGATCGAACGGGTCGCCGGGGGCGGTACGGCCATGGACCCCGAGGTGATCTCCCAACTCCTGGTCCGCAAGGCCCGCGACAGCGCGATGGCGACGCTCACAGCGCGCGAGCGCGAGGTCCTGGAGTGCCTGGCGCAGGGCCGCTCGAACGCGGGGGTCGCGGAGGCCCTGTTCATCTCGGAGAAGGCCGTCGCCAAGCACATCGGCAACATCTTCCCCAAGCTCGGGCTGCCACCGTCGGACACGGACAATCGCCGTGTCCTCGCGGTCCTGGCGTATCTGGAGCGCTGA
- a CDS encoding sensor histidine kinase produces MARTQTQNATQNTTQKMTTAQAEAQATKPNPPPTPGPRAAFTRSLLLWSLSLRAFWLSLWTTHAHAFFMGGARTRLLPSAVRSVRKLADQQRRLAEEWSGRDFPAPYREVPAGPHGLALRAQLAGKEGQVWRDWRWANLDPYVGGLIAFIPLALVLSGVWGLVTAVFGVQLSREWGSIWYLFIPVQNWPTAALAGVLGALQFPLAFRWAAPRAVRLHERYLRAMLAPSESELRAEMAEMAHRIDHLTTTRSTAVDTQMAEIRRIERDLHDGAQVRLVAMGMTLDAAEHLLESNPEAVRALLAEARENSAKALQELRDLVRGIHPPVLADRGLADAVRSLALISPLRTEVRADLPARPEPPVESAAYFAVSELMANAAKHSGAARAWIDIRHESGRPAPDVDAPHGGTPGMHAPEGAVGTLRITVTDDGRGGADPARGTGLRGIEERLAMFDGVLAVSSPPGGPTLVTLEVPCALSSPKTTSC; encoded by the coding sequence ATGGCCAGGACCCAGACGCAGAACGCGACCCAGAACACGACCCAGAAGATGACCACGGCCCAGGCCGAGGCCCAGGCCACGAAACCGAATCCGCCCCCGACTCCCGGCCCCCGCGCCGCCTTCACACGCTCCCTGCTCCTGTGGTCCCTGTCCCTGCGGGCGTTCTGGCTCTCGCTCTGGACGACCCACGCCCACGCGTTCTTCATGGGCGGCGCTCGCACCAGGCTGCTCCCGAGCGCCGTGAGGAGCGTGCGGAAACTGGCCGACCAGCAGCGAAGGCTGGCCGAGGAGTGGTCGGGACGGGACTTCCCGGCTCCCTACCGCGAGGTACCTGCGGGGCCCCACGGCCTCGCGCTGCGTGCCCAGTTGGCGGGCAAGGAGGGCCAGGTGTGGCGGGACTGGCGGTGGGCGAACCTCGACCCGTACGTCGGCGGGCTGATCGCCTTCATCCCGCTCGCACTCGTCCTCAGCGGGGTGTGGGGGCTCGTCACCGCGGTGTTCGGCGTGCAGCTCTCCCGCGAGTGGGGCAGCATCTGGTACCTGTTCATCCCGGTGCAGAACTGGCCGACGGCCGCCCTCGCGGGAGTACTCGGCGCCCTTCAGTTCCCGCTCGCGTTCCGCTGGGCCGCGCCCCGGGCCGTACGCCTCCACGAACGCTACCTGCGCGCGATGCTCGCCCCCAGTGAGAGCGAACTGCGCGCGGAGATGGCCGAGATGGCCCACCGTATCGACCACCTCACCACGACCCGTTCCACCGCCGTCGACACGCAGATGGCCGAGATCCGCCGCATCGAACGCGACCTGCACGACGGCGCCCAGGTCCGCCTGGTGGCGATGGGCATGACGCTCGACGCCGCCGAGCACCTGCTCGAATCGAACCCCGAAGCCGTGCGCGCCCTCCTCGCCGAGGCCCGCGAGAACTCCGCCAAGGCCCTTCAGGAACTGCGCGACCTGGTCCGCGGGATCCATCCGCCGGTCCTCGCGGACCGCGGCCTGGCCGACGCCGTGCGTTCCTTGGCGCTGATCAGCCCGCTCAGGACCGAGGTGCGGGCCGACCTGCCCGCGCGCCCCGAACCACCGGTGGAGTCGGCCGCGTACTTCGCGGTCTCGGAACTGATGGCCAACGCGGCGAAACACTCCGGTGCCGCGCGGGCCTGGATCGACATCCGCCACGAGTCCGGGCGCCCGGCCCCCGACGTGGACGCCCCTCACGGGGGCACCCCCGGCATGCACGCACCCGAGGGTGCTGTCGGCACCCTCCGCATCACCGTCACGGACGACGGCCGCGGTGGCGCCGACCCCGCGCGCGGCACAGGCCTGCGCGGCATAGAGGAGCGGCTGGCGATGTTCGACGGCGTCCTCGCCGTGAGCAGCCCGCCCGGTGGCCCGACCCTGGTGACGCTGGAGGTGCCGTGCGCGTTGTCCTCGCCGAAGACCACTTCCTGCTGA